A single Alcanivorax borkumensis SK2 DNA region contains:
- the uca gene encoding urea carboxylase produces the protein MFNKVLIANRGAIATRVTRTLQSLGITSIAVFAEADRDSLHVRYADKAFCLGEGNAQDTYLNQDKLFALMEEHGVEAVHPGYGFLSENPDFVKGCEARGIAFIGPTPEQMDTFGLKHTARALAEKNDVPLLPGTGLLNDKEAALKAAEKIRYPVMLKSTAGGGGIGMQICDNAENLDKAWDSVRRLSANNFSNDGVFIEKYIARARHIEVQVFGDGKGQAVTLGERDCSAQRRHQKVLEETPAPNLPDHVRHELHDTARTLMQAVHYRNAGTVEFILDQDTNTFYFLEVNTRLQVEHGVTEQIFGVDLVEWMIKLAAGELPALNSLGPFTPNGHAIQARIYAEDPAKDFQPSAGLLTAVTFPEADGQALRIDHWVEAGLTVSPLFDPMLAKVIIHQADRDSALNALAQTLDGITLEGIETNREYVRTILANPVFAQGRMTTRYLNDFRYRPFTVDVLAGGTMTTVQDYPGRSGYWPVGVPPSGPFDNLSFRLGNRLLGNDEAAAGLEFTLNGPTLKFNQATRIALTGADMQASLDSRPVPPYQVIQVQPGQVLKLGKVSGEGARAYLAIASGIQCTPYLGSRSTFTLGQFGGHGGRALRTGDVLHFSEDTGITARVEVPASLKPELGKAWTLRVIYGPHGAPDFFTDDDMAMFFSTDWQVHYNSSRTGIRLVGPKPNWARSDGGEAGMHPSNIHDNAYAVGTVDFTGDMPVILGPDGPSLGGFVCPATVVLADRWKLGQLKAGDTLRFEAISLDDADTLAAEQDHCVSSLVEPAKRVKSAVITTPVLNTLSKQEAGVDVVYRAAGDRYLLVEYGPLVLDLRLRFRAHALMLWLEQQKLPGIIELTPGIRSLQIHFNPQVLTRQQLLKDLAGAEHALQQQDDLEVPSRIVHIPLSWDDQACHQAIEKYIQSVRKDAPWCPSNLEFIRRINGLDSIDAVKNILFSASYVVMGLGDVYLGAPVATPYDPRHRLVTTKYNPARTWTAENSVGIGGAYLCVYGMEGPGGYQFVGRTLQMWNRYRKTRVFNQPWLLRFFDQIRFYEVSHEELNQIRRDFPKGDYPLKVEETTFSLSAYQQFLDDNQQDIATFTDVRNQAFDEELQRWVDSGQINFQSEQNLEADNGAEEVDGTPVESPVAGNIWKLNVSEGDHVQKGDVVAVLESMKMEIEIYAPGSGNVITVSRQEGQQINAGQAIMVLD, from the coding sequence ATGTTCAACAAGGTTTTGATTGCCAATCGCGGTGCCATTGCCACCCGCGTTACCCGTACCCTCCAATCCCTGGGCATCACTTCCATAGCGGTTTTTGCCGAGGCCGACCGCGATTCCCTGCACGTACGTTACGCCGATAAAGCCTTCTGCCTAGGGGAAGGCAATGCCCAGGATACCTATCTGAATCAGGATAAGCTGTTTGCCCTCATGGAAGAACATGGCGTAGAAGCCGTGCACCCCGGTTACGGTTTTCTCAGTGAAAACCCGGACTTTGTGAAGGGCTGTGAAGCCCGCGGCATTGCCTTTATTGGCCCAACGCCCGAACAAATGGACACCTTCGGCCTCAAGCACACCGCTCGTGCCCTGGCAGAAAAAAACGATGTTCCTCTACTGCCAGGTACCGGCCTGCTGAATGATAAAGAGGCAGCACTGAAAGCGGCTGAAAAAATCCGTTATCCGGTCATGCTGAAGAGCACAGCCGGCGGTGGCGGCATCGGCATGCAAATCTGTGACAATGCAGAAAACCTAGACAAGGCTTGGGATAGCGTGCGCCGCCTCAGCGCCAACAATTTTTCCAATGATGGCGTCTTTATAGAAAAATATATCGCCCGCGCCCGTCACATTGAAGTCCAGGTATTCGGTGATGGCAAAGGCCAAGCCGTTACCCTCGGTGAACGCGACTGTTCCGCCCAGCGTCGCCACCAGAAAGTGTTGGAAGAAACACCGGCCCCCAACCTGCCCGATCATGTTCGCCATGAACTGCACGATACTGCACGCACGCTTATGCAAGCGGTGCATTACCGCAATGCCGGCACAGTGGAATTCATTCTCGATCAGGACACCAACACTTTCTACTTTCTGGAAGTGAATACCCGCCTGCAGGTGGAACACGGTGTCACCGAACAGATTTTCGGCGTGGATCTGGTGGAGTGGATGATCAAACTGGCCGCTGGCGAGCTGCCCGCACTGAACTCACTCGGCCCCTTTACTCCCAATGGTCACGCCATTCAGGCGCGGATCTATGCCGAGGACCCGGCCAAGGATTTCCAACCCAGCGCCGGCCTGCTGACTGCTGTCACCTTTCCTGAAGCAGATGGGCAAGCATTGCGTATTGATCACTGGGTGGAAGCCGGGCTTACCGTTTCTCCCCTGTTCGATCCCATGCTAGCCAAGGTCATCATTCATCAAGCCGATCGCGATAGCGCACTGAACGCACTGGCGCAGACCCTGGATGGCATCACCCTGGAAGGTATTGAGACCAACCGGGAATATGTTCGCACCATTCTGGCCAACCCGGTATTTGCGCAAGGGCGAATGACCACCCGCTACCTCAATGATTTCCGTTACCGACCTTTTACCGTAGATGTACTGGCCGGCGGCACCATGACCACAGTACAGGATTACCCTGGCCGGAGTGGCTACTGGCCCGTGGGCGTGCCCCCTTCAGGACCTTTTGACAACCTCAGCTTCCGTCTCGGTAACCGCCTGCTGGGCAACGACGAAGCCGCCGCCGGACTGGAATTCACGCTTAACGGCCCAACGCTGAAATTCAACCAGGCCACCCGCATAGCCCTTACTGGCGCGGACATGCAGGCCTCTCTGGATAGCCGTCCGGTCCCCCCTTATCAGGTCATCCAGGTACAACCAGGTCAGGTGCTAAAACTGGGCAAAGTAAGCGGCGAAGGCGCTCGCGCCTATCTTGCTATTGCCAGCGGCATCCAGTGCACCCCCTATCTGGGCTCACGCAGTACTTTTACCCTCGGCCAGTTCGGTGGTCACGGTGGCCGCGCCCTGCGCACCGGCGATGTGCTGCACTTTTCTGAAGATACAGGCATAACAGCCCGCGTGGAGGTGCCGGCAAGCTTGAAGCCCGAGCTTGGCAAAGCCTGGACCCTGCGGGTGATCTATGGCCCCCATGGCGCCCCGGACTTTTTTACCGACGACGACATGGCCATGTTTTTCTCCACGGACTGGCAAGTGCATTACAACTCCAGCCGGACCGGTATCCGCCTAGTGGGCCCCAAACCAAACTGGGCACGCAGTGATGGTGGCGAGGCCGGCATGCACCCTTCCAACATTCACGACAATGCTTATGCAGTGGGCACAGTGGACTTCACGGGCGACATGCCGGTCATCCTCGGCCCGGACGGGCCGTCACTGGGTGGCTTTGTCTGCCCCGCCACTGTGGTACTGGCCGACCGCTGGAAGCTGGGCCAACTAAAAGCCGGCGATACCCTACGTTTTGAAGCCATCAGCCTGGACGATGCGGATACACTTGCCGCCGAACAAGACCACTGCGTGTCCTCACTCGTTGAGCCGGCTAAACGGGTAAAAAGTGCTGTCATTACCACACCGGTGCTTAATACCCTTAGCAAACAAGAAGCCGGCGTAGACGTGGTTTACCGCGCCGCTGGAGACCGTTATCTACTGGTGGAATACGGCCCCCTAGTGCTGGATCTGCGCCTCCGATTTCGCGCCCATGCGCTCATGCTGTGGCTTGAACAGCAAAAACTCCCCGGCATTATTGAACTGACGCCCGGTATCCGCTCCTTGCAGATCCATTTCAATCCACAGGTTCTTACTCGCCAGCAACTGCTCAAAGACCTAGCCGGTGCCGAACATGCCCTACAGCAGCAGGATGATCTGGAAGTCCCTTCGCGCATCGTACATATCCCGCTAAGCTGGGATGACCAAGCCTGTCATCAAGCCATCGAAAAATACATCCAGTCGGTGCGCAAGGATGCCCCCTGGTGCCCGTCTAATCTGGAATTTATCCGTCGCATCAACGGGCTGGACAGCATTGATGCTGTAAAAAATATTCTGTTCAGCGCCAGCTACGTGGTGATGGGGTTGGGTGATGTCTACCTGGGTGCGCCAGTGGCTACCCCCTACGACCCCCGCCATCGTCTGGTCACCACCAAGTACAACCCCGCCCGTACCTGGACGGCAGAAAACTCCGTGGGCATCGGCGGCGCTTACCTGTGTGTGTACGGCATGGAAGGCCCCGGCGGTTATCAGTTTGTCGGCCGCACCCTGCAGATGTGGAACCGTTACCGCAAAACACGAGTATTCAACCAGCCCTGGCTACTGCGTTTCTTCGACCAGATTCGCTTTTACGAGGTAAGCCACGAAGAACTTAACCAGATTCGCCGAGATTTCCCCAAGGGGGATTACCCGCTGAAGGTGGAAGAAACGACCTTCAGCCTCAGTGCTTACCAGCAGTTCCTGGACGACAACCAACAGGATATTGCCACCTTCACCGACGTCCGCAATCAGGCCTTTGATGAAGAACTGCAACGCTGGGTGGACAGTGGCCAGATCAATTTCCAGTCCGAGCAGAATCTAGAGGCAGACAATGGAGCCGAAGAAGTGGATGGCACTCCAGTGGAATCCCCTGTAGCAGGCAACATTTGGAAACTGAACGTGTCCGAAGGCGACCACGTGCAAAAAGGTGACGTGGTGGCTGTGCTTGAATCCATGAAGATGGAAATCGAAATCTACGCCCCGGGCTCAGGAAACGTCATCACTGTTTCCCGCCAGGAAGGTCAGCAGATCAATGCGGGGCAAGCGATCATGGTGCTGGATTGA
- a CDS encoding DUF1272 domain-containing protein encodes MCMLEMRSSCEICQCTLAADEQAYICSYECTFCVDCCTIHACRCPNYLGELVKRPRRQKASNDSP; translated from the coding sequence ATGTGCATGCTTGAAATGCGATCTAGCTGTGAAATATGTCAGTGCACCTTGGCCGCCGATGAGCAAGCGTATATTTGCTCCTACGAATGCACCTTTTGTGTCGATTGCTGCACCATTCATGCTTGCCGATGTCCGAATTATCTAGGGGAATTGGTAAAGCGGCCCCGCCGGCAGAAGGCCAGCAATGACAGCCCTTGA
- the rapA gene encoding RNA polymerase-associated protein RapA — MTDFIPGQRWLSESETELGLGIIKELDYRLVTVEYPAVEEERTYAKNNAPLSRVTFDSGDTIRTADEMELVVTDVNELNGLKIYMAHPKDGSPEDIQPVPETNLGHTLRLTAALDRLLSNQLSSNRWFELRIDSLNAHCRQQQSAIKGLRGPRIDLIGHQLYIADQVANRFAPRVLLADEVGLGKTIEAGLILHQQLLTGRAKRVLVVVPSPLVHQWFVEMVRRFNLHFSIFDAERLNALQPETSIKDMLAQIIEEENSPNDGADEAASNLSAASGDDNPFLSEQLILCSTDFLSECDIEQLAAADWDLLVVDEAHHLEWSAQQASDDYQRVETIAKQARGLLLLTATPEQLGLESHYARLRLLDPERYPSLEAFKEEQAHYQDVAALAGRLHDESKWDEALKQEAVALLPDMDIDESNREAIQAELLDRSGPGRVMFRNTRHNIAGFPARHVHGIPLTLPDEYKYDSDEEIDGHLHPETLFHDDRWCTLDPRVTWLENFFKQHRHDKVLVICASKNTATDLHAHCNYKLGMNVAMFHEDMDLIERDRAAAFFADDFDGAQALICSEIGSEGRNFQFAHHLVLLDLPLNPDLLEQRIGRLDRIGQTDDIQIHVPYFEQHAQEVLFRWYHEGMNAFEHTNPAGHDIYLRSRDALEPLLTGDPEYTAIEALVDDTRAITTELHTLLETGRDRLLELSSFDGERAETLISDLIAADEDSPLPFMQRIFDRYGVEQEDHSDTAVILKPGPHMRDAFPSLPEEGVTMTDNRATALARDDMQFLTWEHPMVTGSLEMMLTEHRGKAAVSLLKNPKIKAGTLLIEAIYTVDAVAPKHLQADRFLPTTVIRHLLDANGKNISQAISHDGLSQQCHKMDKPLSRKIVGSQKALLEKLLKADDISASQEAESIITAAQQKMREKQAHELARLKALQAKNPAVRHAEIDALEDQTQALEKCLDEARCQLEAVRIIVAGGD, encoded by the coding sequence ATGACTGACTTTATTCCCGGCCAGCGCTGGCTGAGCGAATCCGAAACTGAGCTGGGCCTAGGCATCATCAAGGAATTGGATTACCGACTGGTCACCGTGGAATACCCGGCGGTAGAGGAAGAACGCACCTACGCAAAGAACAATGCCCCCTTGTCCAGGGTCACCTTTGACAGCGGCGATACCATTCGCACCGCCGATGAAATGGAGCTAGTGGTCACCGACGTTAACGAGCTTAATGGACTCAAGATCTACATGGCCCACCCCAAGGACGGCAGCCCGGAGGATATCCAGCCGGTACCTGAGACCAATCTTGGCCATACCCTACGACTGACCGCAGCCTTAGACCGCCTGTTATCCAACCAGCTTTCCTCCAACCGCTGGTTCGAGCTGCGTATTGATTCACTCAATGCCCATTGCCGCCAACAGCAATCTGCCATTAAAGGGCTACGGGGCCCTCGCATTGATCTGATTGGTCATCAGCTATACATCGCTGACCAAGTGGCTAATCGCTTTGCCCCCCGGGTTTTGCTTGCCGACGAAGTCGGCTTGGGAAAAACTATTGAAGCAGGGCTGATCCTGCATCAACAGTTGCTCACTGGTCGTGCCAAACGAGTGCTGGTGGTCGTACCATCGCCCCTGGTCCACCAATGGTTTGTGGAAATGGTGCGCCGTTTCAATCTGCATTTTTCCATTTTTGATGCTGAACGCCTGAACGCTCTGCAGCCAGAAACCAGTATCAAAGACATGCTGGCGCAGATTATTGAAGAGGAAAACTCCCCGAACGACGGCGCTGACGAAGCGGCCAGCAATCTCAGCGCCGCCAGCGGTGACGACAATCCCTTCCTCAGTGAACAGCTGATTTTGTGCAGCACGGACTTTCTAAGCGAGTGCGACATTGAGCAACTGGCAGCTGCCGATTGGGACTTGCTGGTGGTCGACGAAGCTCACCACCTGGAATGGTCAGCACAACAGGCCAGCGACGATTACCAGCGCGTGGAAACCATTGCCAAGCAAGCCCGAGGCCTACTGCTGCTTACCGCTACCCCGGAACAGCTCGGTCTTGAAAGCCACTATGCTCGATTACGCCTGCTCGACCCGGAACGCTACCCCAGCCTAGAGGCTTTCAAGGAAGAACAAGCCCATTATCAAGACGTGGCAGCGCTGGCCGGCCGACTGCACGATGAATCCAAATGGGATGAGGCACTCAAGCAGGAAGCCGTGGCCCTACTACCAGACATGGACATTGACGAAAGCAACCGCGAAGCGATTCAAGCAGAACTGCTGGATCGCTCAGGCCCCGGCCGCGTCATGTTCCGTAACACCCGCCACAACATTGCCGGCTTCCCGGCACGTCACGTACACGGCATCCCTCTTACGCTGCCAGACGAGTACAAATACGACAGCGACGAAGAAATTGACGGCCATTTGCACCCGGAAACCCTGTTCCACGATGATCGTTGGTGCACCTTGGACCCTCGCGTCACTTGGCTGGAAAACTTTTTTAAACAGCATCGCCACGACAAGGTACTGGTGATCTGTGCTAGCAAGAATACCGCCACCGACCTGCATGCCCACTGCAACTACAAGCTAGGCATGAACGTGGCCATGTTCCATGAAGATATGGACCTGATCGAACGCGACCGGGCCGCCGCTTTCTTTGCCGACGACTTTGATGGCGCCCAAGCACTGATTTGCTCGGAGATCGGCTCTGAAGGCCGTAACTTCCAGTTCGCTCATCATCTAGTCCTGCTGGATTTACCCCTAAACCCTGATCTGCTCGAACAGCGTATCGGCCGCTTGGACCGTATCGGCCAAACCGACGACATCCAGATTCACGTGCCCTACTTCGAGCAACACGCTCAGGAAGTACTGTTCCGCTGGTACCACGAGGGCATGAACGCGTTCGAGCACACCAACCCGGCTGGCCACGATATTTACCTGCGGAGCCGCGACGCACTAGAGCCTCTGCTTACCGGTGACCCGGAATACACTGCCATCGAAGCACTGGTGGACGATACACGCGCCATTACCACCGAGCTACACACACTGCTTGAAACCGGGCGTGACCGCCTGCTGGAGCTGAGCTCATTTGATGGTGAGCGCGCAGAAACCCTGATCTCCGATTTGATTGCCGCAGATGAGGACAGCCCACTGCCTTTCATGCAACGCATCTTTGATCGTTATGGTGTCGAACAGGAAGATCACTCCGATACCGCAGTGATACTCAAACCCGGCCCCCACATGCGTGATGCCTTTCCCTCCCTGCCAGAAGAAGGGGTCACCATGACCGATAACCGTGCCACCGCATTGGCACGGGACGACATGCAGTTTCTCACCTGGGAGCACCCCATGGTTACTGGCAGCTTGGAAATGATGCTCACTGAGCATCGTGGTAAAGCGGCTGTTAGCCTGCTGAAAAACCCCAAAATCAAAGCCGGCACACTGCTTATCGAAGCTATTTACACCGTAGATGCTGTCGCCCCGAAACATCTTCAGGCAGATCGCTTTTTACCCACCACGGTGATCCGTCACCTTCTTGATGCCAATGGCAAAAATATCAGCCAGGCGATCAGTCACGACGGTTTAAGCCAGCAATGCCACAAAATGGATAAGCCGCTGAGCCGCAAAATTGTCGGCAGCCAAAAGGCCTTGCTGGAAAAACTGCTCAAAGCCGATGACATTAGCGCCAGTCAGGAGGCAGAAAGTATCATCACCGCTGCCCAGCAAAAAATGCGCGAGAAACAGGCCCATGAGCTGGCTCGCCTTAAAGCGCTGCAAGCCAAAAACCCGGCGGTAAGGCACGCAGAAATCGACGCACTGGAAGACCAAACCCAGGCGCTGGAAAAATGCCTCGACGAAGCCCGTTGTCAGCTTGAAGCCGTACGCATCATTGTCGCGGGAGGAGATTAA
- a CDS encoding alpha/beta hydrolase, whose product MSELLRFVEIEPATEATASVIWLHGLGASGHDFEPIVPELQLPADLAVRFVFPHAPQIPVTVNGGMVMPAWYDILAMDIDRKVDEAGVLASARAVEMLIEREIARGIPSKRIIIAGFSQGGAVAYQAALRYPKPLAGLLTLSTYMAMPVIPSDANATLPVMICHGSMDPVVPEQLGQRAAATLSELGYSPQYKSYPMEHMVCLEQIRDIGQWLNERLMPPNQ is encoded by the coding sequence ATGAGCGAGCTATTACGTTTTGTTGAAATCGAACCCGCCACAGAAGCCACCGCCAGCGTTATCTGGCTGCACGGCCTAGGTGCCAGTGGCCACGATTTCGAACCTATTGTGCCTGAGCTGCAGCTGCCGGCAGATTTAGCCGTACGGTTTGTGTTTCCTCACGCACCGCAAATCCCCGTTACCGTCAATGGCGGCATGGTCATGCCTGCCTGGTACGATATTCTCGCCATGGATATCGATCGCAAAGTTGACGAGGCAGGAGTACTGGCATCTGCCAGAGCGGTGGAGATGCTAATCGAGCGAGAAATCGCCCGAGGCATCCCCAGCAAACGGATCATCATCGCCGGTTTTTCTCAGGGTGGCGCCGTTGCCTATCAAGCCGCTTTGCGCTACCCCAAACCCCTTGCCGGCCTGCTCACCCTGTCCACCTATATGGCCATGCCGGTAATACCCAGCGATGCCAACGCCACACTGCCGGTTATGATTTGCCACGGCAGCATGGATCCGGTGGTTCCTGAGCAATTAGGCCAACGAGCCGCAGCCACCCTGAGTGAGCTGGGTTACTCACCACAATACAAAAGCTATCCTATGGAGCACATGGTCTGCCTAGAGCAAATTCGGGATATTGGCCAATGGCTGAATGAACGGCTAATGCCGCCTAACCAATGA
- a CDS encoding cytochrome c oxidase subunit 3, whose protein sequence is MATEKYYVPESSPWPLTASIGLFMTAIGGAHFIQQSTMADMEPSFIGKPLFFLGLTWLLVVIALWWRDTIKESVGGLHSNQLGGSYRQGMLWFIFSEVMFFAAFFGAMFYTRWLILPWLSGEGSNAMTHELLWPNFQAMWPLTVTPAGDTTQAMGAWGLPAINTAILLVSSVTLTIAHHALLEGKRGTVIAFQAATVILGVIFLFLQVEEYIHAYTELGLTLDAGIYGSLFFLLTGFHGAHVTIGTIFLFVTLLRVIKGHFDEENNFAWEAGAWYWHFVDVVWLFLFITVYWL, encoded by the coding sequence ATGGCTACTGAAAAATACTACGTTCCAGAGAGCAGCCCTTGGCCGTTGACGGCTTCCATAGGTTTGTTCATGACCGCTATCGGCGGTGCGCATTTTATTCAGCAGAGCACCATGGCGGATATGGAGCCTAGCTTCATTGGTAAACCGCTATTCTTCCTAGGCCTGACCTGGTTGCTGGTAGTGATCGCCCTGTGGTGGCGTGACACTATTAAGGAGTCCGTCGGTGGCCTGCACAGCAATCAGTTGGGCGGTTCCTACCGTCAGGGCATGCTGTGGTTTATCTTTTCTGAGGTAATGTTCTTTGCGGCCTTCTTTGGCGCTATGTTCTACACCCGTTGGCTGATCCTGCCTTGGTTGTCTGGGGAAGGCAGCAACGCCATGACCCACGAACTGCTATGGCCGAACTTTCAAGCCATGTGGCCGCTGACTGTGACCCCTGCGGGTGATACCACACAAGCCATGGGCGCATGGGGCTTGCCAGCGATCAACACGGCTATCCTGTTGGTGTCCTCTGTAACCCTGACAATCGCTCACCACGCCTTGTTAGAAGGCAAGCGTGGCACTGTGATTGCCTTCCAGGCGGCTACAGTGATCCTCGGTGTGATCTTCCTGTTCTTGCAGGTGGAAGAATATATTCATGCTTATACCGAGCTCGGATTGACGTTGGATGCGGGTATCTACGGCAGCCTGTTCTTCCTGCTCACTGGGTTCCATGGTGCGCACGTAACCATCGGTACCATCTTCTTATTCGTGACCTTGCTGCGTGTGATCAAGGGCCACTTTGATGAAGAGAATAACTTTGCCTGGGAAGCCGGTGCCTGGTATTGGCACTTTGTGGACGTGGTGTGGTTGTTCTTGTTTATTACGGTGTATTGGTTGTAA
- a CDS encoding cytochrome c oxidase assembly protein: MGDEQLSVEQRNKRTLKKLLIWAVAMFGFAFLMVPFYNVICDVTGLNGKTSSTAATQVPENVVADRTVTVEFITQKGGGISGEFSSETKRVKVHPGEITLVHFFASNPTSSDMITQSIPSVTPGEAARYLHKTQCFCFDQQTLLAGERKDMPMIFYLDPEIPSHINQFTLSYTIFDVTERVAGKNNSVAVN, translated from the coding sequence ATGGGCGACGAGCAGCTCAGTGTTGAACAGCGCAATAAGCGCACGCTGAAAAAGCTGTTGATCTGGGCGGTGGCCATGTTTGGCTTCGCTTTCCTTATGGTGCCCTTTTATAACGTTATCTGTGATGTCACCGGGCTGAATGGAAAAACATCCAGTACTGCTGCCACTCAAGTGCCAGAAAATGTGGTGGCAGACCGCACTGTGACAGTGGAATTTATTACCCAGAAGGGGGGTGGGATCAGTGGAGAGTTCTCTTCTGAGACCAAGCGAGTAAAGGTGCATCCGGGGGAAATTACACTGGTGCATTTTTTTGCAAGCAACCCGACTTCATCGGATATGATTACCCAAAGCATCCCGTCAGTAACACCGGGGGAAGCGGCTCGATACCTGCATAAGACCCAGTGTTTCTGCTTCGATCAGCAGACGCTGCTAGCGGGTGAGCGCAAGGATATGCCGATGATTTTTTATCTGGATCCAGAAATTCCCAGTCACATTAATCAATTCACTCTGTCATACACGATCTTCGATGTGACAGAGCGGGTCGCCGGTAAAAACAACAGCGTGGCTGTGAACTAG
- the ctaD gene encoding cytochrome c oxidase subunit I, translating to MSTAAATHDDHHDHHHAPTGLKRWLFSTNHKDIGTLYLWFSFAMFLSGGFLAMVIRAELLEPGMQFVDPEFFNQLTTVHGLAMVFGAVMPATVGLANWMIPLMIGAPDMALPRMNNWSFWILPFAFTILIGSVVLSAFGAGNPSAPNFGWTFYAPLSTKYGPASTDLFILSVHMMGISSIMGAINVVVTVFNMRAPGMTLMKMPLFVWTWLITAFLLIAVIPVLAGAVTMMLTDRHFGTSFFDAAGGGDPVLFQHVFWFFGHPEVYIMILPSFGIVSAIIPAFARKPLFGYASMVYATASIALLSFVVWAHHMFTVGMPLAGTLFFMYMTMLISVPTGVKVFNWVATMWRGSMTFELPMKWAIAFVVLFTCGGLSGLMLAITPVDFQYHDTYFVVAHFHYVLVTGAIFSIYAAAYYWLPKWSGIMPNKTLGELHFWNSLISANLLFFPMHFVGLAGMPRRYADYALQFADYNFWISIGGFWFGLSQLFFLAVAVLCALKKGEKAPAKPWEGAEGLEWEVPSPAPFHTFETPPVVK from the coding sequence ATGTCTACTGCAGCTGCAACCCATGATGATCATCACGATCACCACCACGCCCCGACCGGCCTGAAACGTTGGCTGTTCAGCACCAACCACAAAGATATCGGTACCTTGTACCTGTGGTTCAGCTTCGCCATGTTCCTGTCCGGCGGTTTCTTGGCCATGGTGATTCGTGCCGAGCTACTCGAGCCCGGCATGCAGTTCGTGGATCCGGAGTTCTTCAATCAGCTGACCACCGTGCACGGCTTGGCCATGGTATTTGGCGCGGTGATGCCTGCCACTGTTGGCTTAGCTAACTGGATGATTCCCTTGATGATTGGTGCGCCAGATATGGCGCTACCGCGGATGAATAACTGGTCTTTCTGGATTCTGCCTTTCGCTTTCACCATTCTGATTGGTTCAGTGGTGTTGAGTGCGTTCGGTGCCGGCAATCCTAGCGCTCCGAACTTTGGCTGGACCTTCTACGCGCCGTTGTCCACCAAGTACGGGCCGGCGTCCACCGATTTGTTCATTCTGTCGGTTCACATGATGGGTATCTCCTCCATCATGGGTGCTATCAACGTGGTGGTAACGGTCTTCAATATGCGTGCCCCTGGCATGACATTGATGAAGATGCCGCTGTTCGTATGGACTTGGCTAATCACTGCCTTCCTGCTGATCGCGGTCATTCCAGTTCTGGCCGGTGCGGTAACCATGATGCTGACGGACCGTCATTTCGGAACCAGCTTCTTCGATGCTGCCGGTGGTGGTGATCCAGTATTATTCCAGCACGTGTTTTGGTTCTTCGGGCATCCTGAAGTGTACATCATGATCCTGCCGAGCTTCGGTATCGTGTCAGCGATCATTCCGGCGTTTGCTCGCAAGCCGTTGTTCGGTTACGCCTCCATGGTGTACGCCACCGCGTCCATTGCCCTGTTGTCCTTCGTGGTATGGGCCCACCACATGTTCACTGTAGGTATGCCGTTGGCGGGCACCTTATTCTTCATGTACATGACCATGTTGATCTCTGTGCCTACCGGCGTGAAGGTGTTCAACTGGGTGGCCACCATGTGGCGCGGATCTATGACCTTCGAACTGCCAATGAAGTGGGCGATTGCCTTTGTGGTGTTGTTTACCTGCGGCGGTCTGTCCGGTTTGATGCTGGCGATTACCCCGGTAGACTTCCAGTATCATGATACCTATTTCGTGGTGGCGCATTTCCACTACGTATTGGTGACTGGCGCGATCTTCTCCATTTACGCTGCTGCCTATTATTGGCTGCCGAAGTGGTCTGGCATCATGCCTAACAAAACCCTGGGTGAACTACACTTTTGGAACTCCTTGATTTCCGCCAACCTGCTGTTCTTCCCCATGCACTTTGTGGGCTTGGCGGGTATGCCGCGTCGTTACGCTGACTACGCGCTGCAGTTTGCGGACTACAACTTCTGGATTTCCATTGGTGGCTTCTGGTTCGGCTTGTCGCAGCTGTTTTTCTTGGCGGTGGCTGTGCTGTGTGCCCTGAAGAAAGGCGAGAAAGCCCCGGCTAAACCATGGGAAGGTGCGGAAGGTCTGGAATGGGAAGTGCCGTCTCCGGCGCCGTTCCATACCTTTGAGACCCCGCCGGTGGTGAAGTAA